In the Streptomyces fradiae ATCC 10745 = DSM 40063 genome, CCGGGCCGTGCGCGGCCTGAAGTTCTCCGCCGCGCTGCCCGAGCGCCTCGCCGTCGCCACGGTCGCCGCACGCCTGGCCGACTTCGACGGTGCCCGGGGAGTGCTGGCGGAACCGGTGCGCTTTCTGCACGGTGATCGAAGCGGCCCTTAGAGCGGGGCACCGGGCGGGATGCGCGGTGTCAGACGGGGCCGGGGGGCGGGGGGAGGAAGGTGACCTGGGGGGCTTCGGTGCGGGGGTGGATGGTGACCTCGGCGGTCACGCCGTAGACGTCCGCCAGCATCGCGGGCGTCAGGACCTCCGCCGGGGGGCCCGAGGCCGTGACCCCGCCGTCGCGCAGGACGTACAGGCGGTCGCAGTAGTACGCCGCCAGGTTGAGGTCGTGCAGGGCGACCAGGACCGTCGCCGGCAGGCCGCGCAGTACGCCCAGCACCTCCAACTGGTGGCGGATGTCCAGGTGGTTGGTCGGCTCGTCCAGGACGAGGAGGGACGGCTGCTGGGCCAGCGCGCGGGCGATCAGCACGCGCTGGCGCTCCCCGCCCGACAGCCGGTCGAACGGGCGGTGCGCCAGGCCCGTGGCGTCCACCGCGGCCAGCGCCGACTCGACCAGGTCCGCGTCCTGCGGGGTGTCCCCGTCGAGCAGCCGCTTGTGCGGGGTGCGGCCCATCGCGACGACCTCCCGCACCGTCAGGTCGAATGCGGCGCCCGACTCCTGGACCACCGCCGCCACCGTCCGGGCCAGCCGCCGCACCGGCAGCGACCAGGCGTCGGCCCCGTCGATCCCGACCCGGCCCGCCGACGGGCGCAGGACGCGGTACACGGCGCGCAGCAGGCTCGACTTGCCGCTGCCGTTCGGCCCCACCAGGCCGACGACCTCGCCCGGCCGTGCCGTCAGGGAGACGTCCTCCACCAGGCGGTGCGCCCCGGCGGTGAGGGTGACCCCGTCGACGAGCAGGTCCGTTCCGCTCATGCGCCCTTGTTCCTCGGTGTGTCGGTGGTGGGGTTCGGTCTTCGCCTGCCGCTCCTTCGCGGGGGGTGTCCTCACGCGCCTCCTCCCTCCGCGGAGCGCCGGGCGTCGCGCCGCATCAGCCACAGGAAGAACGGGCCGCCGCACAGCGCCGTGAGGACCCCCACCGGGATCTCCATCGGCGCGGCGACCACCCGTGCGGCGATGTCCGCCCACACCAGGAAGACCGCGCCGCCGAGCGCGGCCGTCGGCAGGACGCGGCGGTGGTCGCCGCCCACCAGGAGGCGGACGGTGTGCGGCAGCATCAGGCCGACGAAGCCGATCGGGCCCGCCGCCGCGACCAGGACGCCGGTGACGAGGGACAGCAGCACGAACATGCGGGCGCGGAAGCGGGCCACGTCCAGCCCCATCGTGGTCGCCGCCTCCTCCCCGGCCAGCAGCAGGTTGAGGTTGCGGGCCTGCACCATGAGGGTGCCGGTGCCCAGCAGCAGGGCGGTGCTCGGCAGCCAGAGGGAGGCCCAGTTCACCCCGCCGAGGCCGCCGAGGGTCCAGGCGAGGACCGTGCGGGCCTCGTTGCCCCGGTCGGTGGTGAGCAGCACCACGTCCAGTACGGCGGTGAGCACCGCGGCGATGGCCACCCCGGACAGCACGAGCCGCGACGAGGTGATCCGGCCGCCGGTGCGGGCGGTCGCGTAGACCAGCAGCAGCGCGCCGAGCGCCCCCGCGAACGCGGCCAGCGACAGCGACAGCGCCCCGAACAGGGACACCCCGAAGACGATCACCACGACGGCGCCCAGGGACGCCCCCGAGGAGACGCCGAGCAGGTACGGCTCCGCGAGCGGGTTGCGGATCAGGGCCTGGAGGGCGGTGCCCACCACGGCCAGTCCGGCGCCCGCGACCGCCCCGAGCAGCACGCGCGGCGCCCGTACGTCCAGCACGATGGTCTCCCGCGCTCCCGACCAGTCCGGCCGCACCCAGTCGGCGCCCAGCGCGTGCGTCACGATGCCCCACACCTGGCCGGGCGGGACCGACACCGAGCCGATGGCCAGCCCCGCCGTGACGGAGACCAGCAGCAGGGCCGCGAGGACGGCGAGCGTGACGGCGAGCCCCGCCGGGCCCACCCGCCCGTCCCCGCGCCGGCGTGCCGTCGGTGGGGTGGTGGTGCGTTCGACGGTGGGGGAGGGGGCGGTGTGTTCGACAGCGGCGGAGGGGGCGGGGGCGCTGCCGGCGCCGGGCCCCGTCTTCGCTCCGGCCGCCGATCCCGTCCCGGTGGCCGGGGCCGTCACGCGAAGCTCTCGGGGTGGATGCCCCGCGCCAGGTCCTCCACCGCGTACGCGGACCGCACGCCGACCAGGGTGGCGGTCAGCGGCAGGACGACGAAGCGCTTGTTCCTGATGGCCGGTACGTCCTTCAGCGCGGGCTGCGCGAGCAGGTACTCCTTCTTCTGCTCGACGCTCCCCGTGCCCGCGTAGTCGTAGATCGCGATGACCTCCGGCCTGCGCTCGACGACCTGCTCCCAGGAGACGTCGCCGAAGACGTCGTCGAGGTCGGCGAAGACGTTCTCCCCGCCGGCCATCCGGATCAGTTCGGTGCCGAGGCTCTTGCCGCCCGCGGTGAAGGCGCTCTTGTCACCGCTGTCGTACACGAAGACGGGGACCTTCGGCGCGGACCGCACGGCGGTGGTGGCCCTGCCCACCCGCGCCCTGAGATCGGCGACCAGCTGGTCCGCCCGGTCCGGGACGCCGAAGATCCGGCCGACGGTGCGGACCTCCTCGTACGTGTCCTCCATCGTGACCCGCTTCTCGCCGCAGTACTCGCGGTTCAGGTGGGTGTCGATGCCGGCGTCCTCGAACGCCTTGCGGGAGCGGCCCTCCTTGTCGGCGAAGGCGCTGCCGTAGCCGCCGTACACGAGGTCCGGCTCCGCCTCCAGGATCGTCTCGAACGACGGCTCCCGCTTGGCCAGCTCCGGGATCGCCGCGTAGTCCTTCCGCAGCTCCGGCAGGACGGCGGAGTCGGGGAAGGCGGTGCCGACCATGCGGTCCTTCAGGCCGAGGGAGAGCAGCAGCTCCGCCGGGTGCTGGTGGATGGTGACGACGCGGGCGGGCGGCCTGTCGTACGTCGTCTTCACGCCGCAGTTGTCGATGGTGACGGGGAAGCCGACGGCCGACGGGGCCGCCGCCTCCTTCTCCTGGGCGGCGGTCTGCGACGTGCCGCAGCCGGAGGCGAGCAGGGCCGCCGACAGGGCGAGCGCCGCGGCGGCGGCGCGCAGGCCGTGGCGCCCGCGGGCAGGGGTGGGCAGGGGGGGACGGGACATGCCGTCGTACACGTGAAGCCTCCTGGGGAGTCCGCGCTCCTCGGAACGGGCCCGCGACGGGCCAGTGTCCTGACTCCCGGATCGACGCTCCTCCCCCTGCCTTCCCGCGCGGCGCGCAGTGGCGTGTCGAAGGGTGCACTCCCCGGTCACAGTGGCGGGACCGTGCCGGATTCGCACCGGCTTCCTGTTCCCCGTCGCGGCGATGACCTGTTGATCCTACGATCCGCCGAGTCCAGGTCAAAAGGGCGTGCGGCCCCGCCCGCGCGCGCCCCCATCCGCTCACGCCCCGGTGCCCGCCGGCGCCCCGTCACTCCGTCACTCCCGGACCGCCCGCAGCACCAGCCGCTCGGCGTTCTCGTCGTAGGGGCGGCCGTCGAAGCCGCCGAAGACCTCCACCCGGCCGAAGCCCGCCTCCTGGGCCATCCGCCGCAGCTCGACCGCGCTGTACACGAACCACACCAGGGTGGCCCGCGTCACCCGCCCGCCCCGGACCAGCACCCAGTCGCTGCGCAACCGCGCCCAGTCGTCCAGCACGGTGTCCGTCTGCACGAGCACGTCGTCGCCGCGCCGCACCACCTTGGGCGGGGTGACCCTGCCGGCCAGCAGCTCCTTCCCGGCGAGGTCCAGGACGAGGGTGCCGCCGGGGCGCAGGGCGGTGTACATGGTGCGCAGCACGCGGGCGTTGTCGGCGGGGTCCTCGAAGTACCCGAACGAGGTGAACATGTTGAGGACGACGTCGAAACTCCCCGGCGCCTCGTACGCGCGCGCGTCCGCCCGTACGTACGTCACCTCCGCCCCGGCGTCGGCCGTCCGCTTCCGCGCCCGCTCCAGCATGGCGGGGCTCAGGTCCACCCCCGTGACGTCGAAGCCCCGGCGGGCGAGCGGCACCGTGAACACACCGGGGCCGCAGCACAGGTCCAGCACCCGGGCTCCGGCGGGGAAGGACAGCAGCGGCGAGGTGTCCAGCAGCTGCTCGGCCTGCGCGTGGCGCTGCTCGGAGAAGAGGAAGTCGTGGAACTCGGTCCAGAAGTCGTCGTCCTGGAACCCGCCCGTGTGCGTCATGCGCGCTCAGTGCTCCTTCGGGTCGTCGTGGGAGAGGGGGAGGGGGAGGGGGAGGGGAGGGATGGCGGGGAAGGGGTGAGGGTCGGGGTGGGTGAGGGTGAGGGTGAGGGGGAGGGGGAGGGGGAGGGGGAGGGGGAAGGGGTGGTGGTCGGGGTGGGGCGGGAGTGGGTGTGCGGGGGAGTGAGGGTGCCGGTGGGGCGCGTGCGCCCGCGCAGCGCCAGAAGGATCGGGGGCAGCGCCAGGCACTGCGCCGCGGCCAGCAGCCAGAACCAGCCGGTGTGGCCGGCGGTGAGCCCGTAGAGCTGCCCGCCCACCAGGCCGCTGGCGCAGGCACCGAGCCCGGCCGCCAGCCGCTGCCTGCCGAACACCACGGCGTCCGAGCGGGAGCTGCGGCGCAGCGCCTCCAGGTCGTTCTTGAGGAACAGCACGATGTCGCCGAGGGTGATCAGCGCCCCGCCCGCCAGGAGCGCCGGCCGGGTGCCGACCGCCAGCACGGCGAGCCCCGCCGCCAGGCCCGCGAAGCCGACCGTGAGGGCCGTCGCGTACGGCATGCGCCGGATCAGGCCGGACGCGAGCGGCTGGACGACGATGACCAGGGTGAAGCAGAGCAGCAGCACCAGGCTGTAGAAGGTGCTGGACGCCCGCTCGACCGTGTACACGGCCAGGAAGTGCTGGAAGTGGAAGTAGAGGTAGAAGGCGAGCGCGTTGGCGGCGAACGGCAGGGCCGCCTCCCCGGCCCACCGGCCCGGCCGGTGCCGGCGGGTCCGGCGTCCCCGCCGGTCCAGCCCCGGCTGGGGGACGGGTCGCCCTCGTCCGTCCTGTGCGGTGGTTGCCCCGCGTCCGTCCTGCGGGGCGGTCTCCCCGCGGCCGTTCCGTCTGTCGGCGTCCTCGGGTCCGTCGGGCCTGTCGGTGTCGTCGGGGCCGGCCGGCCCGACCTGTGGGCCCCGGCCGTCGGGCCCGCCCCCCTCCCGGTCCTCCGCCGCCGTGGGGAGCCGGATGTGGCCCACCGTGACCAGGGCGAACAGCGCCGTCACGGCGACGAACAGCCACCCGGGCGAGGACAGGACGAACGGCCCGGCGACCAGCGGCCCCACGGCCATGCCCGCGTTCAGGGCGGCGTTGCCCGCCGACAGGAACGCCGGACGGCGCTCGTCGTCCACGCTCCGCACCAGGTACGCCTTGTTGGCGGGCAGGTACAGCGCGGCCCCGCAGCACGTCAGGACCAGTGCCGCGACGGCCAGCGGCGGCCAGCGCAGGGCCAGGACGAGTCCGGTGAACCCGGCCGTGCGGACGACCAGCGCCCACACCATCGTGCGGCGCAGCCCGATCCGGTCCGCCAGCGCCCCGCCCACGACCCCGCCCGAGAACTGCACCAGGGACGCCACGGCCAGGACGACACCGACCGCGCCGAGCCCCATCCCGAGCCGCTCGTGCAGGAACACCGACATGAACGGCAGGACCATGAAGCTGCCGAGCGGGATCAGGAACGAGCTGAGCAGCAGGAAGCGCAGCGGACCGTCGAGGGTGGACAGCGCGGCCCGCAGGCCCGTCCGGGGCCGCCTGCCCGAGGGGCGTTCACCCACCGGACGCCCCACGGGCGGTGGGCTCGGCGTCCTGGTGCGGGCCCTGGTCCGGGTGCGGGTGCGGGCCCGTGCGAGGCTCACCGGACGGCGGCCCCGCGGGCAGCGGCTCGGTCAGTACGCGGACCGCGTTGGCCGCCGCCACCGCGCGGTGGGTGGCCAGTTCGGCGGTCTCGGCCTCGGCGTACACGATGCCCGCGTAGCCGCGGCTGTCGGCCAGGTGCTCGACGGTGTCGCCGACGGACCTGACCGGGTACCAGGCCGGGGCGCCCGGCATCCCCGCCAGCCGGTCCAGCCCGGCGACGCCGGTGAACACCCCGGGCTCGGCCGGGTAGCCTAGGACGAAGGCGACGGCGGGCCCGCCGGGCAGGTCCGCGTCCATCAGCCGGGGGCGGCGGCCCAGGGCGGCCTCGACCATGGCCTCGTACACGTTGACGCCGAGCGCCCGGCACAGGCCCTCGCCCACCAGGGCGCCGCCGATCCGGGGGTTGACCTCCACGACCTCCGGGCCGTCGGCGGTCAGCACGAACTCCACGTGCGCGAAGCGGTCCGTGTAGCCGATCGCGGCCAGGACCTCGCCGAGCCACCGCTCCAGTCCGGCCCGCCGCGCCTCGGGGAAGGCCACGGGGAACGCGGTGATCTCCTCCCGGAAGTACGGCTCCGGGGACATCAGCCGGCTGGACACGCCCAGCAGCCGGGTCCGCCCCGCCCAGGTGAGGGTCTCGGCGCTGTACACCGGCCCGCTGAAGTACGGCTCCGCGAACAGCCGCCCCTTCAGCTCCCGGCCCGCCGCCTCGGCGAGCGCCGCGTCCAGTTCCCGCCCGTCGCGGACCAGCCACACGTTCTGGCTGCCGGTGCCCGCCGTGTCCTTCAGGACGGCGGGCAGGCCGGCCTCCTTGAGCAGCACTTCGCGCAGCGGCTCCCGCCCCTCCGGTACCTCGTGGGCCCGTCCGCGGGTCAGCCCCGCGCCGTACAGGCGGTCGCGCACGGCCGCCTTGTCGCGGGTCAGGCGCAGCACGGCGGGGTCGAGGCCGGGCAGGCCGAGGCGCTCGGCGAGCTCCGCGCCGACCAGCGTCCAGGTGTCGGTGGAGCTGATCAGGCCGCGCAGGTCGGGAGTGCGGCGCAGCACGTCCGCGACCCGCTCCACGTCGAAGGTGTCGACCTCCACGACGTCGAGGGCGTCCGCCGGGAGCCGTCCCAGCTCGTACGTGTAGTACGACGGGTCGCGGGTGAGCAGGACCAGCCGCTCGCCGAGCACGTCGGCGGCCCGCACCAGGTGGCCGAGGCCGAAGGTCAGCGACTCCAGGCAGGCGACGCTCATGCGGCGTGCTCCTTCGCGGTCGGGGACGGGGCTGCGGTCGCGGTCGCGGTCGCGGTCGGGGACGGGATCGGCGTCGAGGTCCCGGGCGGGGTCTGCGCCGCCGTCCCGGGCGGGGCCGCCTTCGCCGTCCCGGGCGTGGTCGTGGTCGTGGTCGCGGGTTCGGACGTGGTCGATGGGCGGGCCGCGCGCCGCCAGGCCATCGTGGACCAGGGCATGGACATCTCCTCGGGCGCGGAGACCTCGACCGGCTTCAGCGCGGCGGGGTCCAGGGCCTCGGTGTGGCGGGCGAAGACCCGCTCGACGTAGCGGTGACCGGTGTCGGCGCCGACCACCAGGTGCAGCCGGTCGGGGTGGCGGCGGGCCTCGTGCGTCGCGGCCAGGTACCCGGCGCCGGTGGACAGCCCGGCGAAGACG is a window encoding:
- a CDS encoding ABC transporter ATP-binding protein; its protein translation is MSGTDLLVDGVTLTAGAHRLVEDVSLTARPGEVVGLVGPNGSGKSSLLRAVYRVLRPSAGRVGIDGADAWSLPVRRLARTVAAVVQESGAAFDLTVREVVAMGRTPHKRLLDGDTPQDADLVESALAAVDATGLAHRPFDRLSGGERQRVLIARALAQQPSLLVLDEPTNHLDIRHQLEVLGVLRGLPATVLVALHDLNLAAYYCDRLYVLRDGGVTASGPPAEVLTPAMLADVYGVTAEVTIHPRTEAPQVTFLPPPPGPV
- a CDS encoding FecCD family ABC transporter permease, which translates into the protein MGPAGLAVTLAVLAALLLVSVTAGLAIGSVSVPPGQVWGIVTHALGADWVRPDWSGARETIVLDVRAPRVLLGAVAGAGLAVVGTALQALIRNPLAEPYLLGVSSGASLGAVVVIVFGVSLFGALSLSLAAFAGALGALLLVYATARTGGRITSSRLVLSGVAIAAVLTAVLDVVLLTTDRGNEARTVLAWTLGGLGGVNWASLWLPSTALLLGTGTLMVQARNLNLLLAGEEAATTMGLDVARFRARMFVLLSLVTGVLVAAAGPIGFVGLMLPHTVRLLVGGDHRRVLPTAALGGAVFLVWADIAARVVAAPMEIPVGVLTALCGGPFFLWLMRRDARRSAEGGGA
- a CDS encoding ABC transporter substrate-binding protein, with product MYDGMSRPPLPTPARGRHGLRAAAAALALSAALLASGCGTSQTAAQEKEAAAPSAVGFPVTIDNCGVKTTYDRPPARVVTIHQHPAELLLSLGLKDRMVGTAFPDSAVLPELRKDYAAIPELAKREPSFETILEAEPDLVYGGYGSAFADKEGRSRKAFEDAGIDTHLNREYCGEKRVTMEDTYEEVRTVGRIFGVPDRADQLVADLRARVGRATTAVRSAPKVPVFVYDSGDKSAFTAGGKSLGTELIRMAGGENVFADLDDVFGDVSWEQVVERRPEVIAIYDYAGTGSVEQKKEYLLAQPALKDVPAIRNKRFVVLPLTATLVGVRSAYAVEDLARGIHPESFA
- a CDS encoding class I SAM-dependent methyltransferase; its protein translation is MTHTGGFQDDDFWTEFHDFLFSEQRHAQAEQLLDTSPLLSFPAGARVLDLCCGPGVFTVPLARRGFDVTGVDLSPAMLERARKRTADAGAEVTYVRADARAYEAPGSFDVVLNMFTSFGYFEDPADNARVLRTMYTALRPGGTLVLDLAGKELLAGRVTPPKVVRRGDDVLVQTDTVLDDWARLRSDWVLVRGGRVTRATLVWFVYSAVELRRMAQEAGFGRVEVFGGFDGRPYDENAERLVLRAVRE
- a CDS encoding MFS transporter, translated to MGERPSGRRPRTGLRAALSTLDGPLRFLLLSSFLIPLGSFMVLPFMSVFLHERLGMGLGAVGVVLAVASLVQFSGGVVGGALADRIGLRRTMVWALVVRTAGFTGLVLALRWPPLAVAALVLTCCGAALYLPANKAYLVRSVDDERRPAFLSAGNAALNAGMAVGPLVAGPFVLSSPGWLFVAVTALFALVTVGHIRLPTAAEDREGGGPDGRGPQVGPAGPDDTDRPDGPEDADRRNGRGETAPQDGRGATTAQDGRGRPVPQPGLDRRGRRTRRHRPGRWAGEAALPFAANALAFYLYFHFQHFLAVYTVERASSTFYSLVLLLCFTLVIVVQPLASGLIRRMPYATALTVGFAGLAAGLAVLAVGTRPALLAGGALITLGDIVLFLKNDLEALRRSSRSDAVVFGRQRLAAGLGACASGLVGGQLYGLTAGHTGWFWLLAAAQCLALPPILLALRGRTRPTGTLTPPHTHSRPTPTTTPSPSPSPSPSPSPSPSPTPTLTPSPPSLPSPSPSPSPTTTRRSTERA
- a CDS encoding ATP-grasp domain-containing protein, which encodes MSVACLESLTFGLGHLVRAADVLGERLVLLTRDPSYYTYELGRLPADALDVVEVDTFDVERVADVLRRTPDLRGLISSTDTWTLVGAELAERLGLPGLDPAVLRLTRDKAAVRDRLYGAGLTRGRAHEVPEGREPLREVLLKEAGLPAVLKDTAGTGSQNVWLVRDGRELDAALAEAAGRELKGRLFAEPYFSGPVYSAETLTWAGRTRLLGVSSRLMSPEPYFREEITAFPVAFPEARRAGLERWLGEVLAAIGYTDRFAHVEFVLTADGPEVVEVNPRIGGALVGEGLCRALGVNVYEAMVEAALGRRPRLMDADLPGGPAVAFVLGYPAEPGVFTGVAGLDRLAGMPGAPAWYPVRSVGDTVEHLADSRGYAGIVYAEAETAELATHRAVAAANAVRVLTEPLPAGPPSGEPRTGPHPHPDQGPHQDAEPTARGASGG